The Thermosynechococcus sp. genome has a segment encoding these proteins:
- the ggt gene encoding gamma-glutamyltransferase: MGQGFTLGKVAHWGRSPLLVIALAVTLFPSPPAPAQTLSQRGMVTAAQPAAAKAGRDILKAGGNAVDAAAATALMIAVVEPYAAGIGGGGFALVYHAESQTIRALDFRERAPLQATPTMYLNGKGEVIPRASLDGVLAAGTPGTVAGLAALHQRYGQLPWSQVVTPAIQAAQQGFAVTPLYRQWATVRQAVLQQDVTAARIFLRDGQVPPLGTVIQQPDLAKTLATIARDPRSFYEGWIARAIVDLMVQQGGKMTQEDLRTYSPVWREPICGTYRAFQVCSMPPPSSGGVALVQMLNLWQLLPPAPIPSDRGHYLASVMQIAYADRARYLGDSDFVPVPVTALTHRHYAQQRVTEILPRRARPQSAVSAATPIQLAESDNTSHLNVVDAQGNAVSLTFTINGPFGAGVVVPQTGILLNNEMDDFAIAPNQPNLFGVVGIQSGKTSLANGIEPGKRPLSSMSPTIVLKDNRLNMVLGSPGGSRIISTVLQLFLNVVDLGQDAATAIASPRIHQQWAPDILFVEPTLPYSWIQTWQQWGYRVKQTRPWGNASLIRVLEHGQLEGVADPRGEGAAIGW; the protein is encoded by the coding sequence ATGGGGCAAGGGTTCACTCTAGGGAAGGTTGCGCACTGGGGGCGATCGCCCCTCCTCGTGATCGCCCTAGCAGTCACCCTTTTTCCTAGTCCCCCTGCCCCAGCTCAAACGCTTAGCCAGCGGGGAATGGTTACAGCTGCTCAACCTGCAGCAGCAAAGGCAGGTAGAGACATTCTCAAAGCAGGGGGCAATGCTGTGGATGCCGCGGCGGCAACTGCATTGATGATTGCCGTCGTTGAGCCCTATGCGGCCGGGATTGGCGGGGGTGGCTTTGCCCTTGTGTATCACGCCGAATCCCAAACCATTCGTGCCCTTGATTTTCGGGAGCGGGCACCCCTGCAAGCGACACCAACGATGTATCTCAACGGGAAGGGGGAGGTGATTCCCCGTGCCAGTTTGGATGGGGTTTTGGCCGCAGGTACCCCCGGCACCGTTGCTGGCCTAGCTGCTTTGCACCAACGCTATGGTCAACTGCCTTGGTCTCAGGTCGTCACTCCCGCCATTCAGGCCGCTCAGCAGGGATTTGCCGTTACTCCATTGTATCGACAGTGGGCGACAGTGCGCCAAGCCGTTCTGCAGCAGGATGTGACTGCCGCGCGGATTTTCCTCAGAGATGGCCAAGTTCCCCCCTTGGGCACGGTGATTCAACAGCCAGACTTGGCAAAAACCTTGGCGACGATCGCCCGCGATCCGAGAAGCTTTTATGAGGGTTGGATTGCTAGGGCGATCGTAGACTTGATGGTGCAGCAAGGGGGCAAAATGACCCAAGAGGATTTACGAACCTATAGCCCCGTTTGGCGAGAGCCAATTTGTGGCACCTACCGGGCGTTTCAGGTCTGTTCGATGCCACCCCCCTCTTCTGGTGGCGTTGCCCTTGTGCAAATGCTCAACCTCTGGCAACTGTTGCCCCCTGCTCCTATCCCCAGCGATCGTGGTCACTACCTAGCCAGCGTGATGCAAATTGCCTATGCGGATCGCGCCCGTTACCTCGGAGATAGTGACTTTGTGCCTGTGCCTGTCACTGCCCTCACCCATCGTCACTATGCCCAACAGCGCGTCACTGAAATTCTTCCCCGTCGTGCCCGTCCCCAAAGCGCTGTGAGTGCAGCAACCCCGATCCAACTCGCAGAGTCGGACAATACCAGTCACCTAAATGTGGTGGATGCCCAAGGGAATGCCGTCAGCCTGACATTTACGATCAATGGGCCCTTTGGGGCGGGCGTGGTTGTGCCGCAAACGGGGATTCTTTTGAACAATGAAATGGATGATTTTGCCATTGCCCCCAATCAACCCAATCTCTTTGGTGTTGTCGGTATTCAATCGGGCAAGACCTCCCTAGCCAATGGTATCGAACCGGGTAAGCGTCCCCTCTCAAGCATGAGTCCAACAATTGTGCTAAAGGACAACCGCCTCAATATGGTTTTAGGCTCCCCCGGCGGCAGTCGAATTATTAGCACCGTGCTGCAACTGTTTTTGAACGTCGTTGATTTGGGGCAGGATGCCGCCACTGCCATTGCTAGTCCTCGGATTCATCAGCAGTGGGCACCGGATATCCTCTTTGTCGAGCCAACCCTGCCTTATTCTTGGATACAAACGTGGCAGCAGTGGGGCTATCGGGTAAAACAAACCCGTCCGTGGGGCAACGCCAGCTTAATTCGCGTTTTGGAGCATGGACAATTAGAAGGGGTAGCCGATCCTCGAGGGGAAGGTGCGGCCATTGGTTGGTAG
- a CDS encoding L-threonylcarbamoyladenylate synthase: MAQVSMAALVAAVRTGNWLISFPTDTVPALASRCDRGELIYAAKERQPDKPLILMGANPEQLWPFVRGSAAEWEQWSAMAARYWPGAVTLVLPAAELPPGLNPLGTGTIGLRVPAWPPAQALLQQTGPLATTSINRSGQPPLIELGAIAREFPQVLTLHPWQLPPGPAEPSTVVQWQSGQWHILRQGRVQIEPP; encoded by the coding sequence ATGGCACAGGTGAGTATGGCCGCCTTGGTGGCCGCAGTGCGCACAGGCAATTGGTTGATTAGTTTTCCCACAGATACAGTGCCCGCCTTGGCCAGTCGTTGCGATCGCGGGGAATTGATCTATGCTGCCAAGGAACGTCAACCGGATAAGCCCTTGATCCTCATGGGCGCTAATCCTGAGCAACTCTGGCCCTTTGTGCGCGGCAGTGCTGCTGAATGGGAGCAGTGGTCTGCAATGGCGGCGCGTTATTGGCCGGGGGCAGTGACCTTGGTGTTGCCCGCTGCTGAACTGCCGCCGGGGTTGAATCCCCTAGGTACAGGCACAATTGGCTTACGAGTTCCCGCCTGGCCGCCTGCCCAAGCCCTCCTCCAGCAAACAGGACCGTTGGCCACCACCAGTATCAACCGCTCAGGTCAGCCGCCACTCATTGAATTGGGGGCGATCGCTCGCGAATTTCCCCAAGTTTTAACACTCCACCCTTGGCAGTTACCCCCTGGCCCTGCCGAACCCTCAACCGTGGTGCAATGGCAATCGGGGCAGTGGCACATCCTGCGCCAAGGTCGAGTGCAGATTGAACCCCCCTAG
- a CDS encoding DUF29 family protein, producing the protein MSRATNCLGVWIGYLLKGNYQPEKCRKSWRATIREQWQAAEK; encoded by the coding sequence GTGTCGAGAGCTACAAATTGCCTAGGAGTCTGGATTGGGTATCTCCTGAAGGGGAACTATCAGCCCGAAAAATGCCGTAAAAGCTGGCGAGCAACCATTCGCGAACAATGGCAAGCCGCGGAGAAATAG
- a CDS encoding inositol monophosphatase family protein, producing the protein MNSGFWSEVLATCQQIQQVVAPRLLEWTGQSPSDRKADGSLVTRADLWADQKITAMLQQQFPHHGCLSEEGNHTYSGEQWCWIIDPIDGTTNYSHGLPIWCIALSLLYQGTPVFGYVHVPGLQHTFHGFYQAPDHANGAYLNGKPIRVKVSEPNVQTFFSLCARSTDVLKRAFPCKIRMLGAASYNLLTVAAGYTLGAVERTPRIWDIAPAWPIVHAAGGHWQWLDPPEPWQSLFPIQPGQEAGSRIFHTLVSASPSLGEFFAAYIV; encoded by the coding sequence ATGAACTCAGGATTTTGGTCTGAGGTGCTGGCAACCTGTCAACAGATTCAACAGGTGGTTGCCCCCCGTTTGCTGGAGTGGACAGGGCAGTCCCCCAGCGATCGCAAAGCCGATGGCAGCCTTGTTACCCGCGCCGACCTTTGGGCCGATCAGAAAATCACCGCGATGCTGCAACAGCAGTTTCCCCACCATGGCTGCCTCAGTGAAGAAGGAAACCACACCTACAGTGGCGAGCAGTGGTGTTGGATTATCGATCCCATTGATGGCACAACTAACTATAGTCATGGTTTGCCCATTTGGTGTATTGCCCTCAGCCTGCTGTACCAAGGCACACCCGTATTTGGCTATGTCCACGTTCCCGGCCTGCAGCACACCTTTCATGGCTTCTATCAAGCCCCTGACCATGCCAACGGTGCCTATTTGAATGGGAAGCCCATTCGCGTCAAGGTCAGTGAGCCAAATGTGCAGACGTTTTTTAGCCTTTGTGCCCGCAGCACCGATGTGCTCAAGCGTGCCTTCCCCTGCAAAATTCGCATGTTGGGAGCCGCCAGTTACAATTTGCTGACCGTTGCCGCTGGTTATACCCTCGGGGCCGTTGAGCGCACACCTCGCATTTGGGATATTGCCCCCGCTTGGCCAATTGTCCATGCCGCCGGTGGTCATTGGCAATGGTTGGACCCACCAGAACCGTGGCAAAGCCTGTTTCCCATTCAGCCGGGACAGGAGGCTGGGAGTCGTATCTTTCATACCCTGGTGAGTGCCAGTCCCAGCTTGGGGGAATTTTTTGCAGCGTACATTGTTTGA
- the proB gene encoding glutamate 5-kinase — protein MAQTLVVKIGTSSLTGGKEGNLALATIAQLVEVLCHCQRRGDRVVLVSSGAVGVGTMRLGLTERPQQLAQKQAVAAVGQGHLMRMYDELFAVLRQPIAQILVTRQNFVDRQSYLNIYNTFQALFELGVIPIVNENDTVAVDELKFGDNDTLSALVASLVEADWLFLLTDVDRLYSADPRIDKTAVPIERVVSLAELTQTIQIGSAGSPWGTGGMATKIRAAEIATEAGVRTVITDGRSPTNLLKILAGEALGTHFEPRPKTINARKRWIARALIPKGELWLDEGAVKAITVGGKSLLAAGITRVEGEFQAQDAVKLCDPAGAEIARGLVNYNSEEIRRVQGQQSTELANILGYAGADTIVHRDNLVVTL, from the coding sequence ATGGCACAAACACTGGTCGTCAAAATTGGCACATCGAGCTTAACGGGGGGCAAAGAAGGAAACCTGGCCTTGGCCACTATTGCCCAACTGGTGGAGGTTCTGTGTCACTGTCAACGGCGGGGCGATCGCGTGGTGCTCGTCTCCTCTGGGGCGGTGGGCGTGGGTACTATGCGCTTGGGCCTGACAGAACGTCCCCAACAATTAGCCCAAAAACAAGCAGTGGCAGCAGTGGGTCAAGGGCACCTGATGCGGATGTACGATGAGCTCTTTGCGGTGCTGCGTCAACCCATTGCCCAAATCCTGGTGACACGGCAAAACTTTGTCGATCGCCAGAGCTACCTGAATATCTACAACACGTTCCAAGCGCTGTTTGAACTGGGCGTCATCCCCATTGTCAATGAAAACGATACGGTGGCGGTGGATGAACTCAAGTTTGGTGACAATGATACCCTCTCAGCCCTTGTGGCGAGCCTTGTCGAAGCCGATTGGTTATTTCTGCTCACAGACGTCGATCGCCTCTATTCAGCGGATCCACGCATTGATAAAACCGCCGTTCCCATTGAGCGGGTGGTCTCCTTAGCCGAGTTAACACAAACCATTCAAATTGGGTCTGCTGGCTCCCCTTGGGGCACCGGCGGCATGGCCACCAAAATTCGGGCGGCGGAAATTGCCACAGAAGCCGGGGTGCGCACCGTCATTACCGATGGGCGATCGCCCACCAACCTCTTGAAAATCCTTGCAGGTGAAGCCTTAGGCACCCACTTTGAACCTCGTCCCAAAACCATCAATGCCCGTAAACGCTGGATTGCCCGTGCCCTCATTCCCAAAGGCGAGTTATGGCTAGATGAGGGTGCCGTTAAGGCAATTACCGTGGGTGGCAAGTCCCTCTTAGCAGCAGGCATTACCCGTGTGGAAGGGGAGTTTCAGGCTCAAGATGCCGTTAAGCTCTGTGACCCCGCAGGAGCTGAAATTGCCCGTGGCCTTGTCAACTACAACAGTGAAGAAATTCGTCGTGTGCAGGGGCAACAATCCACGGAATTGGCCAACATCCTTGGCTATGCCGGTGCCGATACAATTGTCCACCGTGACAACCTAGTGGTGACCCTGTAA
- a CDS encoding GntR family transcriptional regulator encodes MVQFHIQPDSEIPASTQLFNQISFAIAARQFPPGYRLPSTRQLAMQTGLHRNTISKVYERLEAAGLVVPQVGSGIYVRALGQEETRPRQRRPAVVPVHRIVQESVDTLLEMGYSLSQIRELFLAELDARQKAGVRVLVTVPRHDQGAGELIVQELQQLLPIPVELVFLEDLAAVLDSDTSATVVTVRYFASMTEAVTRNRDVRVFFIDIYNYQRELEVVRQLPKGSCLGLVSLSSGTLGVAEVMIHSLRGDELLLVSAQANDSYKLNAVVHRAHTIISDRASGERVKAAIAAARHELIRIPRLICCESYIDPQSVELLKREIGLTEDLPLEAKAS; translated from the coding sequence ATGGTTCAGTTCCACATCCAACCAGATAGCGAAATTCCTGCTTCAACTCAGCTCTTTAATCAAATTAGTTTTGCGATCGCTGCACGGCAATTTCCCCCAGGCTATCGTTTGCCCAGTACGCGGCAGCTCGCCATGCAAACCGGGTTGCACCGCAACACGATCAGCAAAGTTTACGAACGCCTTGAAGCCGCTGGTTTAGTCGTACCCCAAGTGGGGTCTGGCATTTATGTCCGTGCCCTTGGCCAAGAGGAAACCCGTCCCCGCCAGCGCCGACCCGCTGTTGTGCCTGTACACCGCATTGTTCAAGAAAGTGTGGACACCCTCCTCGAAATGGGCTATTCCTTAAGTCAAATTCGCGAGTTATTCCTTGCCGAGCTTGATGCTCGCCAGAAAGCTGGGGTGAGGGTTTTGGTGACAGTGCCCCGCCACGATCAAGGGGCAGGTGAGCTGATTGTTCAGGAATTGCAACAACTTCTGCCAATTCCTGTGGAACTGGTTTTTCTTGAGGATTTGGCAGCAGTTCTCGATAGTGACACCTCGGCAACTGTGGTTACGGTGCGCTATTTTGCCAGCATGACGGAGGCTGTCACCCGCAATAGGGACGTGCGGGTATTTTTCATCGACATTTACAACTACCAGCGGGAACTGGAAGTGGTACGGCAATTGCCAAAAGGCTCCTGCTTGGGGCTGGTCAGCCTTAGTTCCGGTACACTTGGTGTCGCAGAGGTAATGATCCACAGCCTGCGGGGGGATGAGCTCCTCTTGGTGAGCGCCCAGGCCAACGATAGCTATAAGCTCAATGCCGTTGTCCACCGCGCCCACACGATCATTAGCGATCGCGCCAGTGGCGAACGGGTCAAAGCAGCCATTGCGGCGGCTCGCCACGAGTTGATTCGTATTCCCCGTCTCATTTGCTGCGAAAGCTACATTGATCCGCAGTCGGTTGAACTGCTGAAACGGGAAATTGGTCTGACGGAGGATCTTCCCCTCGAAGCCAAAGCCTCTTGA
- a CDS encoding RNA methyltransferase, with translation MDTLPSVRIVLVEPQGEINIGSIARVMKNMGLQQLWMVSPRCDPKGELAQRWAVHAEDVLQQAKVTDSLAAALADCQRVFATVGRDVADLALPCWTPRQAAPQLLAVAQSALLFGREDRGLTNAELECAHGLVKIPTANAYPSLNLAQAVAVCCYELWLTACDSVGTFPQGDAVPFERLQGFYDHLEQVLLQIGFLYPHTAASRMTKVRSLLGRAYPTEAEVALLRGMVRQVEWAIQHAAAISSETFLLK, from the coding sequence GTGGATACCCTTCCTTCAGTGCGGATTGTCCTTGTTGAACCCCAAGGGGAGATCAATATCGGCAGCATTGCCCGCGTCATGAAAAATATGGGGTTGCAGCAGTTGTGGATGGTCAGTCCCCGCTGTGATCCGAAGGGAGAGCTAGCCCAGCGCTGGGCAGTTCATGCAGAGGATGTGCTCCAGCAAGCAAAAGTGACCGATTCCCTGGCGGCGGCGCTGGCGGATTGTCAGCGGGTTTTTGCCACCGTGGGGCGAGATGTGGCGGATTTGGCCTTGCCCTGTTGGACACCGCGTCAGGCAGCACCGCAACTCTTGGCTGTAGCGCAGTCGGCACTGCTGTTTGGGCGCGAGGATCGGGGGCTCACGAATGCAGAATTGGAGTGTGCCCATGGTTTGGTGAAAATTCCGACAGCCAATGCCTATCCATCTTTGAATCTGGCGCAAGCTGTTGCCGTATGCTGCTATGAGTTATGGCTGACGGCCTGCGACAGTGTGGGAACTTTTCCCCAAGGGGATGCCGTCCCCTTTGAGCGGTTGCAGGGGTTTTATGACCATTTAGAGCAGGTGCTGCTCCAGATTGGTTTTTTGTATCCCCATACCGCTGCCAGTCGTATGACCAAGGTGCGATCGCTCCTCGGGCGCGCCTACCCCACGGAGGCCGAAGTGGCCCTATTGCGGGGCATGGTTCGTCAGGTGGAGTGGGCGATTCAACACGCAGCCGCGATTTCTTCAGAGACCTTTCTTCTAAAGTAA
- a CDS encoding serine hydrolase yields the protein MVAQSRSMVQSSRFSSLPRPVTPPPLPRPNLFLITFRCGVSGVALATMVGTLLSVVHPQDLSLKTTAVPAIAPEAPTPTLPPERPLTRLQQQIQQLLSRQPNLTAGLYFFNLDSGASLNLGGDEIFPAASTIKFPILVAFFKAVDEGRVTLHERLTMRPDLIAPEAGTLQYQKPNSQYSALEVAELMITISDNTATNMIIDRLGGAAELNQQFQEWGLENTVINNLLPDMKGTNTTSPRDLATLMLKIGQGEILSPRSRDRLLDIMRRTVTNTLLPAGLGKGATIAHKTGDIGIVVGDAGMVDMPNGQRYVAAMMVKRPYNDPRGSELIRQVSRMVYQAFEKLSPPRP from the coding sequence ATGGTTGCTCAGTCTCGTTCAATGGTTCAGTCCTCCCGTTTTTCCTCACTCCCTCGGCCAGTCACACCTCCGCCGCTGCCCCGTCCCAATTTGTTCTTAATTACTTTTCGCTGTGGCGTGAGTGGGGTGGCCCTTGCGACGATGGTGGGCACACTCCTCTCTGTAGTGCACCCTCAGGATTTGTCCCTAAAGACCACAGCGGTGCCGGCGATCGCTCCTGAGGCACCCACTCCAACCTTGCCCCCCGAACGTCCACTGACCCGCCTGCAACAGCAAATTCAACAACTGCTTAGCCGTCAACCCAATCTGACGGCGGGGCTGTACTTTTTTAATCTCGATTCCGGCGCTTCCCTAAATCTCGGCGGCGATGAGATCTTTCCTGCCGCCTCTACGATTAAGTTTCCCATTCTTGTTGCCTTTTTCAAGGCAGTGGATGAGGGGCGAGTCACGCTCCACGAACGCCTCACAATGCGCCCCGATCTCATAGCCCCTGAGGCCGGCACATTGCAATACCAAAAGCCCAACTCCCAGTACTCCGCCCTTGAGGTGGCAGAATTAATGATCACAATTAGCGACAACACGGCAACGAATATGATCATTGATCGCCTTGGGGGCGCCGCCGAGCTGAACCAACAGTTTCAGGAATGGGGCTTAGAAAATACGGTGATCAACAATCTGCTGCCGGATATGAAGGGCACCAACACCACTAGTCCTCGGGATTTGGCAACGCTGATGCTCAAAATTGGTCAGGGGGAAATTCTCTCGCCCCGTAGTCGTGATCGCCTGCTGGACATTATGCGGCGCACGGTCACTAATACGCTCTTGCCCGCTGGTCTTGGCAAAGGGGCCACCATTGCCCACAAAACGGGAGATATTGGTATTGTGGTCGGGGATGCGGGCATGGTAGATATGCCCAATGGCCAACGCTATGTAGCGGCAATGATGGTGAAACGACCCTACAATGATCCCCGAGGGAGTGAACTCATTCGCCAAGTCTCGCGGATGGTTTACCAAGCCTTTGAGAAACTTTCTCCGCCTCGGCCTTAG
- a CDS encoding ABC transporter ATP-binding protein: protein MVQPLLTLENVCRYFGGLKAVEQVSLSVETGEIFGIIGPNGAGKTTLFNLLTGLIPLTSGQILFQQQPLQRLKPHQIAALGIARTFQNIRLFPEMSVWENVRLGQHLHAPASFWANLWGAPSVRYAQERLENRAKELLYWVGLYERRHERAGNLPYGEQRRLELARALALQPRLLLLDEPAAGMNPKEKQELCELIRRLKETFELTVILIEHHVPLVMSLCDRLAVLDFGQLIALGDPLTVKNDPKVIEAYLGGDV from the coding sequence ATGGTGCAGCCACTCCTGACCCTAGAGAATGTGTGCCGCTACTTTGGCGGTCTTAAGGCCGTTGAGCAGGTGTCCTTGAGCGTTGAAACGGGGGAGATCTTTGGTATTATTGGCCCCAATGGTGCCGGTAAAACCACCCTTTTTAACCTACTGACGGGGTTAATTCCTCTGACTTCAGGGCAAATTCTGTTTCAGCAGCAGCCTTTGCAGCGGCTTAAGCCTCACCAGATTGCTGCTTTGGGGATTGCCCGCACGTTTCAAAATATTCGCCTCTTTCCCGAGATGAGTGTTTGGGAGAATGTTCGCCTAGGACAGCATCTCCATGCCCCTGCCAGTTTTTGGGCCAACCTTTGGGGGGCACCCTCTGTACGTTATGCTCAGGAGCGCTTGGAGAATCGCGCCAAGGAACTCCTCTACTGGGTGGGCCTCTACGAGCGGCGCCACGAGCGAGCAGGCAACTTACCCTATGGTGAACAACGCCGCCTTGAACTGGCGCGTGCCTTGGCACTGCAACCACGCCTGCTCTTGTTGGATGAACCGGCGGCGGGCATGAATCCCAAGGAAAAGCAAGAGCTCTGTGAGTTGATTCGCCGCCTCAAGGAGACCTTTGAACTGACGGTAATTCTCATTGAGCACCATGTGCCCTTGGTGATGAGTTTGTGCGATCGCTTGGCCGTATTAGACTTTGGTCAACTCATTGCCCTAGGAGATCCCCTGACGGTGAAAAATGATCCCAAGGTGATTGAGGCCTATCTTGGCGGTGATGTTTAA
- a CDS encoding DUF6671 family protein: MFKSTESYFQGRTALLATKHGKEQVIAPALARLGVTVVVASDFDSDRFGTFSREIPRCGTQEEAALAKAEAVLAQTDADLVIASEGSFGPHPHFPMLPSDRELILLVDRRHDLVLRGEVLSLDTNFSHATVSNLEEALAFGARVGFPSHGLIAMAQADPLPNTPIFKGIQSEEQLQRAIATLQTNSATFHLETDMRAHMNPTRMQVIAQAAADLVQGMAQGCPQCGWPGFVAREHLPGLPCELCGAPTSAIKASRYRCQRCLYELTLPVPETTASASQCYFCNP; the protein is encoded by the coding sequence ATGTTTAAGTCAACAGAGTCCTATTTCCAAGGCCGAACGGCCCTTCTGGCTACGAAGCACGGCAAAGAACAGGTGATTGCTCCTGCCCTTGCCCGCCTAGGGGTGACGGTTGTGGTTGCCAGTGACTTTGATAGCGATCGCTTTGGTACCTTTAGCCGTGAAATTCCCCGCTGTGGCACCCAAGAGGAGGCAGCCCTTGCCAAGGCAGAAGCGGTGCTAGCGCAAACGGATGCCGACTTAGTCATTGCCAGTGAGGGGAGCTTTGGTCCCCATCCTCACTTTCCGATGCTCCCGAGCGATCGCGAACTCATTCTCCTTGTAGATCGCCGCCATGATCTTGTATTGCGGGGGGAGGTGCTCTCCCTAGACACGAACTTTAGCCATGCCACCGTCAGTAATCTTGAAGAGGCTTTGGCCTTTGGAGCCCGGGTGGGCTTTCCATCCCATGGCTTAATTGCAATGGCACAGGCTGATCCGCTACCCAATACGCCAATTTTCAAAGGGATTCAAAGCGAGGAACAGTTGCAAAGGGCGATCGCCACCCTGCAAACCAATAGCGCCACCTTTCACCTTGAAACCGATATGCGTGCCCACATGAATCCCACGCGCATGCAGGTGATTGCTCAAGCTGCTGCTGACCTTGTTCAAGGGATGGCTCAGGGCTGTCCCCAGTGTGGTTGGCCGGGGTTTGTGGCTCGTGAGCACCTGCCGGGGCTACCCTGTGAACTGTGTGGGGCACCCACAAGTGCCATCAAAGCTAGCCGTTACCGCTGTCAACGCTGCTTGTACGAACTGACGCTGCCGGTCCCTGAAACCACTGCCAGTGCCAGTCAGTGCTATTTCTGCAACCCCTAG
- a CDS encoding NAD(P)H-dependent glycerol-3-phosphate dehydrogenase, with amino-acid sequence MSPRVLILGLGHWGQTLAYLFEQKGCTVSCWGRSQGALSAALFQDIHLLVSALPIKAVREVAAQVGRLHPPLGIILVSATKGLESQTFATAADIWQTYCPHHNLVVLSGPNLAKEIQQGLPAAAVVGGNLAVTKQVQDCLGSPTFRLYSNEDRRGVEMGGIFKNVIAIACGVNDGLGLGVNARSALITRGLVEMVRVGTHWGGQVETFYGLSGLGDLLATCTSALSRNYQVGWHLAQGKSLCQALALTQGTAEGVNTARVLCTYAQQHQLDIPITAMVNAVLGGSLTPQAALNCLLERPFKPEVIPGQ; translated from the coding sequence ATGTCCCCAAGGGTATTGATTTTGGGCTTAGGTCATTGGGGACAGACACTGGCATACCTATTTGAGCAAAAGGGCTGCACCGTTTCCTGCTGGGGGCGATCGCAGGGGGCACTCTCGGCTGCCCTTTTCCAGGACATTCATTTGCTGGTTTCGGCTCTCCCTATCAAAGCGGTACGGGAAGTGGCGGCCCAAGTTGGCCGCCTTCACCCCCCCTTAGGAATCATTCTTGTGAGTGCCACAAAGGGCCTAGAATCGCAAACCTTTGCCACAGCGGCGGATATTTGGCAAACGTACTGCCCGCATCACAATCTTGTGGTGCTTTCGGGTCCCAATCTGGCCAAGGAAATCCAGCAGGGATTGCCAGCAGCAGCCGTGGTGGGGGGCAATCTAGCAGTGACCAAGCAGGTTCAGGATTGCTTGGGCAGTCCCACGTTTCGCCTCTACAGCAATGAGGACCGGCGGGGCGTTGAAATGGGGGGCATCTTCAAAAATGTGATTGCGATCGCCTGTGGCGTCAATGATGGCCTTGGTCTTGGCGTCAATGCCCGCTCTGCCCTAATTACCCGAGGACTGGTGGAAATGGTGCGGGTGGGTACCCACTGGGGTGGACAAGTGGAAACCTTCTATGGCCTTTCAGGATTAGGGGATCTGCTTGCCACCTGTACGAGCGCCCTCAGTCGCAATTATCAAGTGGGGTGGCATCTTGCCCAGGGTAAGTCCCTCTGCCAAGCCCTAGCCTTGACCCAGGGCACCGCTGAAGGGGTGAACACTGCTCGGGTGCTCTGCACCTATGCTCAGCAGCATCAGTTAGATATTCCGATCACTGCAATGGTGAATGCTGTTCTGGGGGGCTCTCTGACGCCTCAGGCTGCCCTCAATTGTCTTTTGGAGCGTCCCTTCAAGCCTGAGGTTATTCCTGGACAGTAG
- a CDS encoding anti-sigma factor: MMDELDHCKRDTFELLSAYLDGEVTAAERQQVEAWLATDSEAQRLYQRLLNLKQQLQELPVPLTPCPADHLAAQVIAKANRRRHIWVLGSAGATLAASLVAMLSGLIPNPFSSLPVAITSPARIEPEVSPLPVEPTAVGLMLSLDRPPVAIPVSETAPAALGEPSSKPTPKTTVQE; the protein is encoded by the coding sequence ATGATGGACGAACTTGATCACTGCAAACGCGATACCTTTGAACTCCTAAGCGCCTACCTGGATGGTGAAGTAACCGCTGCCGAACGGCAACAGGTGGAAGCATGGCTGGCTACCGATTCTGAAGCACAACGCCTCTATCAGCGACTCCTGAACCTCAAGCAGCAGCTGCAGGAATTGCCAGTGCCCTTGACCCCCTGCCCGGCGGATCATTTAGCAGCCCAAGTCATTGCTAAGGCCAATCGCCGCCGTCACATTTGGGTCCTGGGGAGTGCCGGGGCAACACTAGCGGCATCCCTCGTGGCAATGCTGAGCGGCCTAATTCCCAATCCCTTTTCCAGTCTGCCTGTGGCTATCACAAGTCCTGCCCGCATTGAGCCAGAGGTATCTCCTCTACCTGTTGAGCCAACGGCAGTCGGCTTGATGCTTAGTCTTGACCGTCCCCCCGTGGCCATCCCCGTGAGTGAAACCGCGCCTGCTGCCTTAGGGGAACCCAGCTCAAAACCAACGCCGAAAACTACTGTCCAGGAATAA